Part of the Caloramator mitchellensis genome, GGTTGAATTTGTGTTGATTATGGCACCTGCACAAATTATTGTGCCATCGCATATATTTGCTGTTGGACTAATATATGAAATTGGATGAATCAATACAGGTAATTTAAATAAATTTTGTATTTGATTCATCCATTTTTCTCTTAATAAATTATTTCCGATGGCAACAAAAGCATAGTTATATTCATTTGTAAATTTATGAAACTTATTTAATTTGCCAATGGCTATTTCTGAGTTATCATCAAGAAAATCTATTCTTGGGAAAAATTTCATTGCCTCTGCAGTTTCCCTTACTACTCTTCCGTGTCCACCAGCTCCAAGAATTAATAAATTGTTCATCACTTGATAACCCCTCTTGCCTTTTCGTTATACTCATCGCTTTTCCTATAAGTGTCTACAACTTGTCCTATGTATGTAATTATAATCTCTTCATTTTCAAATTTAACTGCATTTTTAAGATGTTCTAGGTTTTTTTGGAGTGTTCCAAAGTTTATTTTAGCAGGGTTAATTGCTGGGATTGTTTTCCATTAGAGGAACATGTTTATGTGCTGCTGCGTGGAATACTATGTTTGGTCTAGAGGTGTTGAATATCCTGTCTATTCTTCCCTTATCCCTTATCGATGCTATTATTACTTTTATGTTTAGGTCTGGATATTTGAATTTTAATTCGTGTTCTAGTTCGTATACTGCGTTTTCGTTTATATCAAGTATGATTAGCTCTGATGGATTGAACCTTGAAATCTGCCTTGCAAGTTCAGAGCCTATTGAGCCTCCTCCACCAGTAACTAGTATTTTCTTATTCTTTATATATTCTTCAATTCCCTTAATGTCAAGGTTTATTGGGTCTCTTCTTAATAGGTCTTCTATTTTAATGTCCCTTAGGTTTTTTAAAAGAGCCTTTCCATCCTTCATCATCTCTTCAAAGCCAGGAAGTATTTTTATTCTGCATCCTGTGTTTTTGCATTTGTATCTTATTGTATTTAGAAGGATGTCTGTTAGGATGAATGATGAATTTATAAGCAAAAAATCTATAAGGATAAGTCCAATTGACTTAATAAAATTAATTTTTTTTCATTGTAACACCTTGCTTCAGCCTTTTATTTCATTATTTTAAAAACCTTATTAAAGATTAATCCAATTAGATTTATTTCATGTATATTAATTATCTCTCTCAACTCATTTAGTTCATTCAATGTTATCTCGTCATAAGCTGTTACTAATATTGATGCGTCTGCAACTTCGTTTAACAGCAACGCATTTTCTTCAAAAACAGATGGCATATCAAAGAAAATATAGTCATATTCTTCTTTTTGTGTTTCAACAAATTTTTTTATTTTCATAATTTCTTCTTTGTCTATTGTAAAATTATTATCTTTAAAATATCTAACTACAGTTAAACTATTATTGTTTTCATTACAATTCCTCGAAAAATCAATTAACAAAGTTCTATATCCTAAGTCAGATATTAGTTTTGAAATATTATTTGCTATATAACTTTTTCCTTCAAGTTTATGGATACTAATAAAGGAAATAACTTTAGCATTTTTTCTGCTTAATAGTGTAAGCAAGTTGTTTCTAATTAGCTTAAAATCATCTGTATCTTTTTCTTTATTTATTTTTAATTGACCAATTATATGTATTTGTAAAAAATCTGATATTTCATTTGCACTCTTAATTTTATACATTAAAAAATCAAAAATAAAAATATAAAGAAATACTAAGAATAAACCTAATACTAAAGCAATTAAAATTTTTACCGCATTAGAAGAATTAGAAATGTTTTCAGTAGCATAAGGCTTGTCAAGAATTAAAAACTTTATATCTGGATTAATATTTTTAATCTCTATTCTTAAATGGTTAATTAATGAATTTAAGAATGCAACTCCAACATTTTTGTTTTCATGTTCAAAACTAATATTTATCACTTGGCTATCTGGTGAAGGGCTAATCTTTATTTTTTTCTTTATTCTATCAATTTCGTTTTGAGCAATATTATTTTCAATAGCTGAAGCTCTTATAAAGGAATCTGAATTTAATAATTTACTGCATATTCTTACATACTTTTCAAAGATATAAATAGCATCCGTATATCTAGTTTTGGGATCTTGTAAAACTACTTCTTTTTCAAATTCTATGTATATATTTGACTCAACCTTATATGGAGGCTTAGTGAAAAAAGCAAAAATTATCCCTAATATTAACGAAACAAAGAGCGTTAATAAAATAACTTTTTTTCTCTTGTGAATAGAGTAAATAACATCATTTATGTTTATTGTAATCTCTTTTTCCATATTATCCACCTCAAAACTCATTTGTTTTTTTAATTTTTATTAACAAAAATTATACTTGTCTTTTGCTGCTTATATAGTAATTCACTGCAAAACCTACTCCTAATAATACCCAGAAAACCGGTGCAACTGAAACGATACTATCGTTAAAAAAGCCAGTTATTATATAACCAACTATTCCTAAGAATATTGAAACTCCGTATATTTCATTGATGCCTTCAAATGTTGGATTATAATAAATCTTTAAACTTTGTAAAATATATAATGCAAAAATTAATAGCAATGCAATCAGAGAAACTAAACCTGTATTTACTGCTGTCTGAATAAATATATTATGTGGCTTGTCCAATACAATTAAAGGATCATAATAGAAATTTAATTTACCTACCACATCATGCTGAGGGTAGCTCAAAATAAATGTATCTGGTCCATAACCAAATAAAGGTTTTTTCTTAATAAGTGGTAAAGTTCTAGACCAAATATAGCCTCTATTTGAACCTAAATATTCTTTACCCTCAAAGCCAATCTTTTCTACAGGTTTTACATCTAAATAGCTGTTATTTGGTCCTATAATTTTGAAACCTTCAACTGTATATACTACATTTATTGGACTGCCTCCAGTTCTAAGTTGAATTAATGGCATTCCATTATAATTTCCGAAACCAAAGTTTCTATCTTTATATTGTTCATCAATAAATTTTATACTGCTATCTTCAAAGTTATAATCAAATTTTATCTCTTTATTATTTGCGTCGTATATTTTTAAATTATCAGATAAATCAAATTTCAATGAGTCGTTCTTATATATAAAAGTTAGGGTATTTTTTTCTGTCTTAATTTCTTTGAGCCTATTTTTAGTAGATACATTTGAACTTGTCGTCAAAAATGACTTGGCTTCTTTTTTTAAAGTCGCAAATCTATTTAAGACAAAACCATTTGTAACACTATTTATAATAATTATTGCTAACACTGCAACAGCAGAAAAAGACAATAATACTTTCCATTGTTTAAACAAATATTTTCTTAAAATAAACAGCAATAGCATAATTGAA contains:
- a CDS encoding PglB, with product MNNLLILGAGGHGRVVRETAEAMKFFPRIDFLDDNSEIAIGKLNKFHKFTNEYNYAFVAIGNNLLREKWMNQIQNLFKLPVLIHPISYISPTANICDGTIICAGAIINTNSTIGKGSIISIGAKIDHDCIIGNYTHINAGAIVKSNTIVDDFIKVDAGVIFSG
- a CDS encoding polysaccharide biosynthesis protein — translated: MMKDGKALLKNLRDIKIEDLLRRDPINLDIKGIEEYIKNKKILVTGGGGSIGSELARQISRFNPSELIILDINENAVYELEHELKFKYPDLNIKVIIASIRDKGRIDRIFNTSRPNIVFHAAAHKHVPLMENNPSN
- a CDS encoding O-antigen ligase family protein; this translates as MKKMPQKSEIYSIIPILLILVVVPLIVHLKVVDLTGEISNIWIQGKKNLDFFSYYKAKYFIIISLISCVVFFVKLSKNSLKIKKSFLYVPSFVFIMSALISTLLSEYSSIAFFGAPDRYEGFFVILFYILIMLLTFNLTDNDKKIYLLINALLVSTVIISIIAIFQYFKHDIFQTTLGRKLILPKEFWPQLDKLQFTLGERAAYGTLYNINYVGSFMAISFPLFLTLTFLLKDLKQKTVYAIAALLALSSLFASLSRAGLLGIVVSIMLLLFILRKYLFKQWKVLLSFSAVAVLAIIIINSVTNGFVLNRFATLKKEAKSFLTTSSNVSTKNRLKEIKTEKNTLTFIYKNDSLKFDLSDNLKIYDANNKEIKFDYNFEDSSIKFIDEQYKDRNFGFGNYNGMPLIQLRTGGSPINVVYTVEGFKIIGPNNSYLDVKPVEKIGFEGKEYLGSNRGYIWSRTLPLIKKKPLFGYGPDTFILSYPQHDVVGKLNFYYDPLIVLDKPHNIFIQTAVNTGLVSLIALLLIFALYILQSLKIYYNPTFEGINEIYGVSIFLGIVGYIITGFFNDSIVSVAPVFWVLLGVGFAVNYYISSKRQV